Part of the Cryptosporangium arvum DSM 44712 genome, ACATGGCCTGGTCACCGGCCCGGATGAGCTCCCGGACACCCGCCGTTCCCCCCGGCTCGGCGACCGCGACGCCGACGCTCACCCCGACCGTGACCGTGCGCCCCTCGACCTCGATCGGCTCGCGGACGGCCGCGACGACCCGGTCCGCGGTCGTCGACACGAGCTCCGGGTCGTCGACGCCGGAGAGCAGGATCGCGAACTCGTCGCCGCCGAGCCGGGCCACCGTGTCGGTCTCGCGCACGCACCGCTGCAGCCGCCCGGCGATGGCGCGCAGCAGCTCGTCGCCGGCCGGGTGCCCGTGGACGTCGTTGACCTGCTTGAAGCCGTCGAGGTCGAGGAGCAGCAGCGCGACCTGCCCGGCGGTGCGCCGCTCCCCGAGCGCCTGCTCGAGCCGCGACTCCAGCAGCGCGCGGTTCGCGAGCGTCGTCAGCGGGTCGTGGTAGGCCCGGAACGTCAACTCGGCGTTGAGGTCGACCCGGCGCAGCGCCTCGGCCACCCGGGAGCCCCACGCGACGAGGCTGGTGGTGGGCGGTTTCACGCGCCCGGAGACGCCGAGCAGCCCGAGGTGTCGTCCGGCCGCGGTGATCGGGACGACGAGCAGGCCGCCGGGCACCGGGGGCAGGCCGGACGCCGCGCGGAGCCGGGCGTGGTCGGCGGGGCCGAGGTAGTCGACGTGCGGCCCGCCGACCCGCGCGACGAGATCGGGCGGCGCGGTGACGCGGCCGCCGGTCTCGACGATGCGCAGCGGGCCCGCGGCGTCGTGCAGCGCCAGCAGCACCCGGGCGTCACCCCCGGTGAGGTCCGTCGCGGTGGCCGTCGCGACCTCGTACACGGTCCGGCGGTCGGTAGCCGCCGAGAGGCGCTCGGCCCCGGCGAGCTGGGCCCGCTCCCGGGCGATCAGCCGGCCGTTCTGCTCCCCGATGCCGCGCAGGAACCAGGCCATCGGCGGCACGAGCAGACCGAACAGCACCACGGCGACGTACTCGGTCGGCGTGATCGGGCGCTGCTCGACCATCCCGACGACCAGCCGGGTGGCCGGGACGATCTGCACGAGGGCGAGACGGCACCAGAACTGGCGCCTCGTGCCGTAGTAGCTGCGGAACAGCAGGGCCCCGAAGTACCCGCCGTTCTCCGCGACCGACTCCACCACCAGTCCGGGCGCCGCGAGCACCACCCATTCCAGCGGTTCGAGCCCGGCCGGGAAGCGGTCCCGGCTCCAGCCCACCAGCCAGTGCGCCATCAGCGCGACGAGCGCGATCGCGATGCCGACGCGCAGGCCCCGGCTGCCGTGCGGGGCGCCGAGGGTCGCCGCGGTGCCGACCGCGGCGGTGAACAGCGCGTAGAACAGGAAAATCGTCCTCAGCCGGGAGAGGACGCTGCCCTCCATCCGTACCGCCACCGCCGGGTCCCCCTGTCGCTCCCCGGAACATCGGCGCGCATCGCCCCCGCCTGAGCCGATCCGGGACCGGAGGCGGAGGCGGTACCGGTAAGCGGGCTCACCGACCCTCACCGTCACGTCGTGAGGACGATCCGGCCCTCGGCTCCCCCGGCGGCCTGGCGCTCCCACGCGTCGGTGACGTCGTCGAGCGGCACGGCCTCGTGCGCGACGGTCAGCGTCCCGGCCACGACCGCATCGGCCACCACCCGCACGGCCAGCGCCCGCTCGTCCGGCGTCAGCGCGTTGTTGGTGTACCCGAGGATCCGCAGCTGCCGGCTGCGGATCGTCGCCGAGTCGAACGGGGCGGTCTCGCCGGCCGAGCTGCCCAGGTTCACCAGCCGCCCGCCGGCCCGCAGCACCCGCAGCGCCGCGGCCGCCGGGACGCCGAACAACCCGTCCAGCACGAGGTCGGCGCCGCCGGGGCAGGCGTCGGCGAACGCCGAGGACAGCTCGTCGACGTCGTCGGACCCGAGGGTCACCACCTCGTCGGCGCCGGCCTCGCGGGCGCGCAGCCGCGCGGCCTCCGAGCGCGCCCCGGCGACCACCCACTCCGCGCCGGCGGCCCGGGCGAACCGGATCGCGGCCTGGCCCACCACGCCGCCCCCGCCGAGCACGACGACCCGCTCGCCCGCGACCAGCTCGCCCCGCCAGGTCAGGGCCGCGTAGGCCGCGACCGCGGACAGGCCGGCCGCCGCCACCGCGACCGGGTCCGCACCGGCGGGCAACTCCACCACATCGGACGCCGGGACGGTGACGACCGTGGCCATGCTGCCGTCGCCCGGCGCCATCCCGGCCGTCGTCGGGAACCAGACGCTCCGGCCCGCGTGCCGGCCCACCCCCTGGACGCCGGGCACGTAGGGCGTGGCCGGGGCGCCGAAGTACGACGTCCCGGAGGCGCAGAGCAGGTCGAGCGGCGTGATCGGCGCGGCGACGACGTCGACCAGGATCTCACCGGCGGCCGGCTCGGGCGCCGGGACCTCGGTGACCTCGGGCGGCTGCCCGCAGGTGGTGATCCGGGCGGCTCGAAACAGCATCGGGGGCTCCGCTCACTCGTCCGCAGCACGGACACCCGTACGCGCCCCGATGCTAGCGTCCGCCCCGATCGACGCGGTGAACGTGCACCGGCTCGGCCGAACAGCCCGGTCGTTCCGCACGGCGATGTGAGGATCGGGGTATGCCCATCGACTCGCACCTGCTCACGTTGTTCGTCGTGACGACGCTCGTCGCCATGATCACCCCGGGCCCCGACATGTTGTTCGTGCTCGGCTGCGGCATCAAGGGCGGCCCACGGGCCGGGTTGCTGGCCACCGCGGGGGTCGCCAGCAGCGAAGCCATCCATGTCGCGCTCGCCGCCGTCGGGCTCGCGGCCCTGTTCGCGGCGGTGCCGACGGCGTTCGCGGTGGTCCGCGTCATCGGCGGGCTCTACCTGATCTACCTCGGCGTGCAGCTGATCCGCCGCCGCAAGGGCGGGGTGACCGACGTCCCGGCCGCCGGGTCCGGGATGTCGGGGCGCCGCGCCTACCTCAACGGGCTGGTGACCAACCTGCTCAACCCGAAGATGGTGACGTTCACGCTGGCGTTCCTCCCGCAGTTCATCGACCCGGCGCTGGGGCGGGTGTGGCTCCAGTTCGTCGTGCTCGGCGTGCTGCTGATCGTGATCGAGTTCCTGATCGACGGGTCGGTCGGGGTGCTGGCCGGGCGGATCGGTGGATGGCTGCGCAAACGCCACGCGGCCCGGCGGCGCATCGACGTCGCCACCGGCGGGCTCTTCATCGGCCTGGGCTTCCGCCTCGCGGCCGACCGCTGACCGACGACGCCGGGGCCGGCTGCCTGCTCGCCGTTACCGTTGACCCGTGATCGGCAACCTCGAGACGTTCCAGGACGAGTTGGCCGCCAGCGGGTTTCCGCCGCTCGTCAACAAGTTGGCCGGGGCCGGCTTCCGCGGCCGGATCGCCACGCGTCAGCTCGGGCCGCTGCGGCTGGTCTCCCTGGACACCCCCGAGAGCTCCTGTACCGGGCGGGAGCGCGACGCCACCGACGGCGAGAACCTGGCGATCAAGGTGATGGCCCGGGGCCGGACGCGGATCGAACAGGGTCGGGGCGACGCCGAACTCGGGCCTGCCGACCTGGTGCTGCTCGATCCCACGCGGGGGCTCCGGTTCGAGAGCACCGCCGCGGCGCACGTCACGATCCTGGTCCCGCGCCGGGAGCTCCGGATCCGGCCCGCGCTCGTCGACCGGCTCGTCGGCGTCCGCATCGACGGCCGCCACGGTCCGGGCGCTCTCGTCTCCGTGCTGGCCCGGGAGTCGGCGCGATCGGCGGCCGAGTTCCGCGAGGCGGAGGCGCTGCGGTCGGCGGCCGCCGTCATCGAGCTGATCGCGGTCGCGCTGGAGGCCCGGCTGGGCGACGGACGACCGGCCCCGGACGAGCACCTGCGCAACCGGATCGCCGGCTACATCGAGGCCCGGCTGGCTGATCCCGAGCTGTCCCCGGCCGGTATCGCCGCGGCCCACCACATCTCGGTGCGCCGCCTGCACAAGCTGTTCGAGGACCAGCCGCTCACGGTCGCGGCCCTGATCCGTCGCCGCCGCCTGGAGCGCTGCCGGGCCGAGCTGACCGGCGGTGGACGAACGGTCACCGCCGTGGCCGCCCGGTGGGGATTCTCCGACGCCACCCATTTCAGCAAGCTCTTCAAGGCGACGTACGGCTACACCGCCCGCGCGCTGGTGACCAACAACCGTGCACGGACGACCAAGACGCGCACAGCCGGCCCGGAACAGGATGGTGGTCACCGAAGTCGGCACTAGTCAGGAGACGTCATGGCACGGGTCAACATCGTCCGCCCCGGTGAGGGTGAGATCCTCGGCAGCGGGGCGCAGCAGATCCGGATCCTGGAGAACGGCGAGCACACCGACCACCGGCTCGGGTTCGCCGAGGTCACCATTCCGCCGGGCACCCCGAGCCCGTTGCAGCACCGCCACGCCCAGCACGACGAGGGTTTCTACGTGCTGGCCGGAACGTTCCGCTTCACCGTCGGCGAGGACCATTACGACGCCGGGCCGGGCACGTGGGTCATCGTGCCCACCGGAGCGCCGCACACGTTCGCCAACGTCGGCGACGAGAACGCGGTCATGCTGAACACGTTCACGCCGGATCTGTACGTGCAGTACTTCCGCGACTTCAAGGCGATGATCGATTCCGGGCAGCCGATCAACGCCGAGACCATGACGCCGCTGTGGAAGAACTACGCCACCGAGATCGCGGACGACTATGCCTCGTGACGCGCCTTCCACCGGGTACACGGCACTGATGGGCCGCGTCCGGTGCTCGTCGGGGCCGGTCGCCAGGGTTCCGCTGACCTACTTCCATCGGGTCTCCGGAGATTCGGACCCGTCCTGACACCAGGTTCCCGCGAAACGACGCCCCGCTCGATCGCCGGCCCAACGCCACGAACGCACCCGGTGAAGACCCAGCTCATCGAAGGCGAACTGGAGCGTGTCAGCGACCGCTGAGGTCGCGACTCCCCGGACGGCGTGCGAGGCGCTGACCCAAGAGCCGATCGACGCGGATCGGAACGCGCCGCGGATGATCGAGTTGAGGCGGACCTGGCCGAGCAGCTCGTCGTCCTGGTCGATGATGACCAGCGACACGCTGCGGTCGGCGGACTCGTCGGCCAGGGCCGTCCGGATGGTGCCGGTCTGGGTACCGATCGTGAAGTAGTCGTCGTCGCGTTGGGGATTCCAGGGCGCCAAATACGCGCGATTGGCTGTCAACAGGCGCAATGAACTCCGTGTCGAACGCACGACGGTGCTCAGATGCTCGGGCCGCTGCCCTCGCCTTGAGCTCTTGCACGGTTTCGGAGCAATGTCCGACGCCGTCGTCGGATTGCTCGAGTCCCGGTGACAGCGACGATGAACAGGAGGCCGGTGGCCGTAGCGGCCACGATCTGTCCGGTTGGACTGTCGTAGACGAGGGCTGTTCCGCCGGCGCAAAGTGCGACGGGTAGAAGGATCGTGATCCCGCACCCGGTTGCTCCCACAGCGCCGTTGTAAGCCTCCTGGGGATCCTCGGTCACGATGGCCCGGCTTGCCGCGACCGCGTCCTTCACGGCTGCGGTGGCGTAGACCGCGCCGGAGGCCTGGGGATCCAGTGGCCGTTGGCTGCGGGTAGCTGCCCACTCGGCAGCTCTGCGTGCGGCTGCAACTTTGTGCGCGGCGTCGCGCTCGGCAGCTTGCTTCGCGGCTGCTTCGCGCTGGGCTTCCTTCTGCGCAGCGGCTCTCCGCTCAGCAACTCGACGCTCGGCGTCTCGGCGAGCGGTAGCCTCGCGCGCCGCTGCTCGGCGGGCAGCCGCCTCTCGCGCGGCGGCTTTTCCTTGCTCCAGAGCCGCGCGGTAGACGACGGTGGCCCGTGCGCTGGCCGGCGAGATGAGGCCGGTCTCCACGGCGAAGGTGAACGCTGCGATCTGGTGGTGATCGGCGTACTCGACGGCACGTTTGCTGTAGTGACTGCTGGTGAAGAAGTAGAGCTGGCCCTGCCGGAGGCCACGGGCACCGAACAGATTCTGTAAGGCGGGCGCTCCGATTCCCGCCACCTGTCGCTTCACCTGCCCGAACGCGTCCCGGGCGATGACATCCAAGCCCTTGTCCGGCCCATCCGCCGTGACCCGCGCATCGAGATGACCGAGCCATCGCATCCAGCGGGCCGCGTTGGCCTCCGCGGCACGCCAATCAGGGATGCTCTGCGCAGCCGGTGCTCCCGGTGGCCACTGCTCCATCCGCCCCCCAGCTCGTTGATGGACCGCCGCACCCGCGTCGGCTGGTCAGAAGCGCACGACTCTAGCGGCGATCCGCGGCTTGCTCGAACGCCCGGACGGTCAAGGTGCTGTTTCGGTTCGCCGGTCGTGGCGTCGGTCTTGTTCCATGCCAATGGACTGGTGTGCGGGCAAGCGAGTACCCGCAGGCCACGGCTCAGATCGCCGGCGGCTGCCATGTCCGCCCTGTTCCATGCCGCGGCCGCTCGCGTCGAGAGGTGTGACGGCAGCAGCACGAGCCGGTTCGCACCTTGCCACCACCTGCCTCGCCGACCGGCCTGCACGGGTAACCGAGCAAGAACCGTCAAACGGTTCGCTGCCCGGTCGGTACCGTCGAGTCGTGCCGTTGCGGACCCGTGAACTGCTCCGACTCCTTGCCGCCATCAACTCCCGGCTGAGCGGGGATGTCTCGCTGCCGGTCCTGGCGGTGTGGGCGCACCGGTCCCAGTTCGATCTGCACCGCCAGTTCCGGCGGCTGGTGGGCGAGACACCGAAGGCCTACACGACGCGGGTCCGGCTGGCCAGCGCTGCGGCCGAACTGGTGTCCACCGACCGTCGAGTGTCGGCGGTGGCGTTCGACCACGGGTTCGCCAGTCATGAGGTCTTCACCCGGACTTTCACCCGCCACTTCGGTCACAGCCCGCGGGAGTACCGCACCCGCGGGCTCCACGTCGCTGGCCGGCGCACAGCCGCCGTGCACGCCTCGACGGTGGGTTCGACGGCGCCCTGCATCAGCCTTTACCGCATCAGCACCGCTGAGAGGAAACCTGCTGTGCCGCTCGACATTTCCGTTCGCGACCTGTCCGCCTTCCACGCCCTCGTGATGCGCCGCCGGGTGACCCGCGACGAGATCGCGACCGCGCTCGCAGAGAGTCTGCCAACCGTGTTCGGGTACGCCCAGCGGCACGGGCTGACCATCACCGGTCCGCCGTTCGCCCGCTATCCGGAGGTGGGGATGGGGTCACTCGTCATCGAGGGAGGCATAACCGTTGCGGCGCCCCCGTCGGCGGCACTCGACGACGGGATCGAGGCGCTCGCTATCCCGGCGGGGCGGGCGGTGGTAGCCCTCCACCGGGGGCCTTACGACTGCCTGCCCGAGTCCTACCAAGAGATCGAGAGGTGGATGCGCGACCAGGGATTGTCCGCGGCGGCAGCGCCGTGGGAGACGTATCTGACCGATCCCGGAGAGCGCCCCGATCCGGCGACCTGGGAAACGGAAATCGTCCAACCCGTCCGGTGACGCCTACACGGCGCTGACCTGACAAGCCAGCAAGAATGTCGTCGTCGGAGCGTCTCGGTCCAGTGAGCGAATGCCCGACTGAGCGTCGGGGACGCGTTGACTCTCATGTCGCAGTCAGATCGGCAAATACTGCTCGGCTCGTTTCCAGACCGCGATGCTGGCCTCGCGGTCCTGACTGGAGACCGCTGAACGACGCCAGCCGCCGTCGCCGGTGGCGTGCGCGACCGAGCGGTCTGTCATGTCTTCGAGCCAGCGCAGGCTGGGCAGTCGGAGAGCGTCAGAACCGCTCACGGACAGGCTCGCGACGAGCAGTTTCACGACGAGGCGTACGGCGCTGTTCGGCCTGCTTCAACGCTAGGAATTCGCCGGTCGGCGCACCTCCGGCGCCAGGTCGGTCGCCCGTGCTTGAGGGTGTTCGTCACCGCACGACCGCGGCCGGAGTCTGGTCGACGACGTGGTCCTCGACCGTGATCGTGTCGATCTCCGGCCGCACGTCGAGCAGTCCGAACAGTTCGCGAGCGGCAGCCAGCTCGTCGCCGAGGCTGATGAGCACCGGCCCGCCGGTCAGCGCCCGGAGCCTGGCGTGACCGTCGATCAGTGACCGGAGTGTGGTGAGCTGGACCCGGCAGCGTTCGACGTCGGAGTCGAGCAGGCGCAGCGCGGCCTCGTTGCACCACGGTGCCGCGACGAGCGTGCGGCCGAGCGAAAATCGTGCAGCTCGCGGGAGATCCGGAGCCGCTCCTCGTCCACGCGGGCACGGGCCATCTCCTCCCGGGTCCGGCGCAGTTCGTGGAGTACGACGCGCTGCCGGGTCGGGACGTACAGGCCGAAGCCGCAGACGATCACCGTCGCGGCGAGCGAAATCAGGCTGATGACGGGGGTGCCGTCCGACTTCGCGATCAGTAGCACGACGTCGGCCGCGCTGAGCAGTGCTACGGCCCACGTCCCCCGCCGGCCCACGTCCCCCGCCGGCCCGCAGCCCCTTGCGGACCAGGGCCTCGAACCGCAGGTAGCACTCGGCGACCAAGCCATTGAGCACGTCGCAGAAGACCTGGACCGGCAGCATCACGTTCCCCTGCCCGCGCTGCGCGCGAGGGCCTGCCCGACGCTGAAGACGTTCAGGAGCAGAACCAGCAGCCACACACCCATGCCGGAGCGCTGACCCGTGACCCTGCTGTGGACGCCGCGCCGGTTTCTACAGGGATGGACGTATCGACCGACCACCGCGCCGATGTCCAAAGTCATCACCGCGAAGAGCCCAGTGTTCTGGGTCATCGTCTTCGCCGCGCGATCCTCCCCCGCGCTGGCCCTGCACGGGATCGCTCAGGTCGTCGCGACGCTGCTCGTCGTCGCCTTCGTCGTGGTCGGTCTCGTCCGCGCGTGCCAGCGGCGGGCCCTCACCGAGTAGCACCCTCGTCCGGTGGTGTCCGCGTGCCGGCGGCTTCGGCGTGGGTGTCGACGATGCCGATCAGGCCTTCGTCCTGACCGCCGGGTGGGTGGGCGGCCGTAGTGCCCGTGCGCGACCAGGAGCAGGATCTCCCCCACGCGGGCGGTGACGAGTTCGAGCTCCGGGGCGGGTGCCACCGGCGGCCGGACGTGGCCGAGCCGTCGCGGGGATAGCCGCCGAGGACGGCCGGGCCGGCAGGAAATAGTGCGAGTTGGCCAGCGCGATGCACAGCAGCATCGCTCCGAGAGCCAGGTCCGGCCCCACGGCGTAAGTCATGTCTTCAGGCGACCGGTGCGGGCGCCGGGCTCTCAGCGGGTTTCGTCGTCACAGCGTCGACCAAGGCCGATACGGTCCCCGCCACGCCCGGCTTCATGAAACCAGGCCACGGGTACCGAACACCGTCGCTGAATCCGGCATTTGGTCTCGGTTCCTCCTTGGTCACCATTACACGAACGGGGATGCCGGAAATCGACGGCATGCCGGGAATGGCGTCGACTGCGTCTGCACGGTCTCGTGCTGGTCCTGCACGACCTCGCCGCCGACCTGTCCGACTCCTACCCCGCCGAGCAGTCTCGGTCGTGACGTCCACTCGGAGGAGGGAATTCATGACCCAGGTCGTCCCCGTGCTCGAACAGGCCGCCCAGGACTTCGCCGACGCGACCGCCAAGCCGCCGTTCCTGTACGAGCTGACCATCGACGAAGGCCGTCGCACCGTCGACTCGGTGCAGGACGGTGACGTTCCCGCGCCGGCGGTCGACGTGACCGACCTGACCGTGCCGGGCGGCCCCAGCGGGCAGGTGTCGATCCGGATCTACCGGCCGGCCGGCAGCTCGGGACCGTTGCCGGTGGTGCTGTACACGCACGGCGCCGGCTGGGTGTTCGGCGACGCGCACACCCACGACCGGCTGGTCCGCGAGCTGACGGTCCGGGCCGGCGCGGCAACGGTCTTCCCGAACTATTCGTTGTCGCCGGAAGCGCGGTACCCGACGGCGATCGAGGAGATCTACGCGGCTCTGCGGTGGGTCGCCGAGTCCGGGTCCGGGCACGACCTCGACGGCACCCGCATCGCGGTCGCCGGCGACTCCGTCGGCGGCAACATGACCGCCGCGGTGACGCTGCTGGCCAAGGACCGCGGCGGACCGGCGATCGCCGCCCAACTGCTCTACTACCCGGTCACCGACGCCACCTTCGACACCGACTCCTACCACCAGTTCGCCGAAGGCTACTGGCTGCGCCGCCAGGCGATGCAGTGGTTCTGGGACCAGTACACGACCGATCCCGCCCAGCGCGCCGAGATCACCGCGTCCCCGTTGCGCGCCACGGCCGAGGAACTGTCCGGACTGCCTCCGGCACTCGTCGTCACCGGTGAGGCCGACGTCCTGCGTGACGAGGGCGAAGCGTACGCAGCCGCCTTGCGCGCCGCCGGCGTGCCGGTGACCGCCGTCCGCTACCAGGGTGCCATTCACGACTTCGTCATGGTCAACAGCATGCGCGACACCCAGGCGGCCCGAGCCGCCACCGAACAGGGCGGGCACTTCCTGCGTGCCGCCCTGCACGCCGAATGACGACCCCGCACGAGGAGCACCTGATGAGCACCACCTCCACCGTCGTCCTGGTACACGGCGCCTTCGCCGACGCCGCCAGCTTCTCCGCCGTCGTTCCCGGCCTGCTCGCCGAGGGGATCGACGTCGTCGTTCCTGCGGTGCCCAACCGCAGCCTGATCGGCGACTCCGCCTACATCGCCTCGATCGTCCGGCAGATCGAGGGCCCGGTGCTGCTCGTCGGGCACTCCTACGGCGGCGCGGTCATCACCGTGGCCGGCGCCGAGGACAACGTCGTCGGCCTGGTCTATCTGGCCGGCTACGCCCTGGAGGAGGGCGAGAGCCTCGCCGAACTGCAGGGCCGCTTCCCCGACTCCGACCTGGCCACCGCGCTCGTCTACCGGCCCTACCCGATCGAGGGCGCCGAGGACGGCACGGACGTCTACGTCGACGTCGAGAAGTTCCCGGCCGTGTTCGCCGAGGGTGTCGACCCCCAGCTGGCGAAGGTGCTGGCCGTCTCGCAGCGTCCACTCGCCGGTGCCGCGTTCGCGGAGAAGGCGCCGGTCGCGGCGTGGAAGACCAAGCCCTCCTGGGGTCTGGTGTCGGTTGCGGACCACACGATCAACCCCGATGTCGAGCGCTTCGGCTACTCGCGTGCCGGGATGACGGTCAGCGAGGTCGAGTCCTCGCACCTGGTGATGCTCGCCCACCCGAAGGCCGTCGTCGAGCTGATCCGCGACGCGGTCCGGGCCACCGCGCAGTGACCACCGGGGCGGCCCCGGCGTCGGCTGCGGCCGCCCCGACGCCCGCCTCGGGACCCGCCGCGGGTCCCTGGGCACCGCTGCGGCGGCCGGTGTTCCGCTGGGTGTGGATCGCCGCGTTCGTGGCCAACCTGGGCACCTGGATGCAGACGGTCGGCGGTCAGTGGCTGCTGGTCGAAGGGCACAGCTCCAGCCTGCTCATCTCGCTGGTGCAGAGTGCTTCCAGTCTTCCGGTGCTGCTGCTGGTCATCCCGGCGGGTGCCGTCGCCGACTTCTTCGACCGGCGGCGGCTGCTCCTGGCGGTCCAGGGGGTCCAGGCCGTCATCGCCGGGATCCTCGCGCTCCTGACGGCGGTCAGCCGGACGTCGCCCGACGTGTTGTTGCTGTTCACGTTCCTGCTCGGCTGCGGCGCAGCCGCTCAGTTGCCGGCCTACCAGTCGTTCATCTCCGACCTGCTGCCGCGCACCGAGCTCGGGGCCGGCGCCTCGCTGAGTTCGCTCGGCGTCAACCTCGCCCGTGCCGTCGGGCCGGCGATCGCCGGTCTGCTCGTCGCTCCGCTCGGGGTGGCATGGTTGTTCACGCTCAACGCGGTGAGTTTCCTGCTCTTCGCCGGGGCGCTGCTGACGACGAAGTCGCCCCAGTCGGCGGTCGCACCCGCGGCCCGAGCCGTCTCCTGGTCGAGCCTCGAAGCCGGCGGCCGGTACGTGCGTCACTCGCCTGCCGTGCGCCGCATCCTGCTCCGCCTGGTGTTGTTCGCCTGGCCGGTCAACGTGCTGTGGGCACTGCTGGCACCCCTTGCCGAACGCCGTCTGGGGCTGTCGGCCACCGGGTACGGGGTGCTGCTCGGCGCGGCGGGGGCCGGTGCGGTGGCCGGTGCGGTGCTCATGCCGCGCCTGCGCCGATGGCTGTCGGCGTCCCAGCTGCTCACGGCGTCCGGCGTCGTCTACGGAGCCGGTCTCGTCGGGCTGGCGTTCGTGCGCACGATGGGGGAGGCCATCGCCGTGCTGCTGCCGGTGGGGGTGGCCTGGATCGTGGTGATCGCCGGCTTGAACGCCTCCACCCAGGCGTTCCTGCCCGACTGGGTGCGAGCCCGGGCGCTGGCGATCTACCAGATGGTGTTGTTCGCGTCGTTCGCCGGCAGTGCGGCGGCGTGGGGCGCGGTCGCCAACGGCATCGGCCTCGAGCGCTCGTTCGGCCTGGCCGGCGTGTTGCTGCTGGTCACGACGCTGGCGGGGATCTGGCTGCCGCTGCGCCGCACCGACGTGGGCGACCGCACCGCCGTCACCACCGGGCTACTGCCGGACGTCACCTCGCTCGGCATCGCGATCCCCGACGATCCGGTGGAGGTCGTCGTCCGGTACCGGGTCGCGCCCGAGCGGCAGGATGCCTTCCTCGACGCCGTCGCCGACCTGCGTAACAGCCGGCTCCGTACCGGTAGCACCCAGTGGGC contains:
- a CDS encoding MFS transporter codes for the protein MTTGAAPASAAAAPTPASGPAAGPWAPLRRPVFRWVWIAAFVANLGTWMQTVGGQWLLVEGHSSSLLISLVQSASSLPVLLLVIPAGAVADFFDRRRLLLAVQGVQAVIAGILALLTAVSRTSPDVLLLFTFLLGCGAAAQLPAYQSFISDLLPRTELGAGASLSSLGVNLARAVGPAIAGLLVAPLGVAWLFTLNAVSFLLFAGALLTTKSPQSAVAPAARAVSWSSLEAGGRYVRHSPAVRRILLRLVLFAWPVNVLWALLAPLAERRLGLSATGYGVLLGAAGAGAVAGAVLMPRLRRWLSASQLLTASGVVYGAGLVGLAFVRTMGEAIAVLLPVGVAWIVVIAGLNASTQAFLPDWVRARALAIYQMVLFASFAGSAAAWGAVANGIGLERSFGLAGVLLLVTTLAGIWLPLRRTDVGDRTAVTTGLLPDVTSLGIAIPDDPVEVVVRYRVAPERQDAFLDAVADLRNSRLRTGSTQWALLRDAVEAEVLVERYRVASWTDHRDQHDRRLTRFDEDVRQRVRALADSVDDAEHLLFVDVPHHSHFRRTP